A genome region from Planctomycetota bacterium includes the following:
- a CDS encoding trypsin-like peptidase domain-containing protein, producing MQKRMSSSALGTLVSAILFGAAIGQVRADVIHLQSGSTIDGQIVKRSDKRVWIDIGADVLSFDMEDVAKIDSAAAAAPLKVEKDDLFHTAVNAPTQSPKEHARTLGPAVVKISTPSGLGSGVIIDKDGHAITNAHVVQGEQKLKATVWFPQSDGTLKRVDIDKVELIAVNNHLDLALVKIPQPKDGEFTFAPVQKEEQLDIGQAVFAIGNPLGLERTLTQGVISTTQRSFDGLTYIQTDCPINPGNSGGPLFNTRGEVIGITNMGIRGGESLGFAIPARYVKDFVRNREAFTYDRSNPNSGHNYHDGPTRSDFGTASELLDASGAAK from the coding sequence GTGCAAAAAAGAATGTCATCGTCGGCGCTCGGGACGTTGGTCAGCGCCATTTTGTTCGGCGCCGCGATCGGGCAAGTCCGGGCGGATGTGATCCACCTGCAGAGCGGCTCGACCATCGACGGGCAGATCGTCAAGCGCAGCGACAAGCGGGTCTGGATCGACATCGGGGCGGACGTGCTCTCCTTCGACATGGAGGATGTCGCCAAGATCGACTCGGCCGCCGCGGCAGCCCCGCTGAAGGTGGAGAAGGACGACCTCTTCCACACCGCGGTCAACGCGCCGACGCAGAGTCCCAAGGAGCACGCCAGGACACTCGGCCCTGCGGTGGTGAAGATCAGCACGCCCAGCGGGCTGGGCTCCGGCGTCATCATCGACAAGGACGGTCACGCCATCACCAACGCCCACGTGGTGCAGGGCGAGCAGAAGCTCAAGGCCACGGTCTGGTTTCCCCAGAGCGACGGCACGCTCAAGCGCGTCGACATCGACAAGGTGGAGCTGATCGCGGTGAACAACCACCTGGACCTGGCCCTGGTCAAGATTCCGCAGCCCAAGGATGGCGAGTTCACCTTCGCCCCGGTCCAGAAGGAGGAGCAGCTGGACATCGGCCAGGCGGTCTTCGCCATCGGCAATCCGCTGGGACTGGAGCGCACGCTCACCCAGGGCGTGATCAGCACCACGCAGCGCAGCTTCGACGGGCTCACCTACATCCAGACCGACTGCCCGATCAATCCCGGCAATTCCGGCGGCCCGCTTTTCAACACCCGCGGCGAGGTGATCGGCATCACCAACATGGGCATTCGCGGCGGCGAGTCGCTGGGCTTCGCGATTCCGGCCCGCTACGTGAAGGACTTCGTGCGCAACCGCGAGGCCTTCACCTACGACCGCAGCAATCCCAACTCCGGGCACAACTATCACGATGGCCCGACGCGCTCCGACTTCGGCACGGCGAGCGAGCTGCTCGACGCCTCCGGGGCCGCCAAGTAA
- a CDS encoding VCBS repeat-containing protein, with amino-acid sequence MLTAPALAAALLASPPTSDLSAHFGFDPLEVQKIDAKAGPMIAVDLNGDGLKDLVVVNNRKSRIELYYQRADAKPGDEKPPTPGSNELPELWRFRREVISVPHEILAVLPTDFDHDGKMDLIYAGQPGTIAFVKQSKPGVFEIVHKVPVKNLVGNRDNLLLANVMGDAKPELITNTGGKISVWPLDNDQVGTPLELSAGEGSIVAIMADDFDGNGTTDLAGVVPEDSSPIRIWLTSVDGDKLVIGPQNRFEMPPLREAECLHLPGDKQAQLAVIEKPSKRIVFSKLAKSAIKRAGDREASIQTVTFNDPQNKKRNFAVADIDGDGRLDLLATNTGENAVMLYRQKPGKGFETPEKFPALSDLDSIAAQSAKGDQRALVFLLSEKEGIVGRSDAGTDGISFPKAIPLPAGSSPVTMNLVDFNGAATLAVVTKDGRNYTLQLIPVTGDQSMDPKNHRSVSLGTLSRGPETILSVDADHDGHTDLLVFTPDKPMIMVRDVMDKDGKAELKVFESKDMGQFGLVQAANGRNTAALDLLGDGKSELLVADRNYVRALTYNPAPPAGTSPGWQVVKQINAEASDAKLTCIALMGDKIVAGDRENGRLVVFSKNDKKEWKQSEAIEVPGFKFNQIFAGPLGGDDNDVVLVIGDSSFAVVRLQGERWRLEEVASWKSDEPRRVEHELVVGDINGDGFLDVTALDASDQMAEILTFSQSGKVHYGTAFEVFESKMFSGGEPKEFEPNMGVVADVTGDGKDDLILLAHDRVLIYPQQTKPEGASAKK; translated from the coding sequence ATGCTGACCGCCCCCGCCCTGGCCGCCGCCCTGCTCGCCTCGCCGCCGACCTCGGACCTCTCCGCGCACTTCGGCTTCGACCCGCTCGAGGTGCAGAAGATCGACGCCAAGGCCGGGCCGATGATCGCGGTCGACCTCAACGGCGACGGGCTCAAGGACCTGGTGGTGGTCAACAACCGCAAGAGCCGCATCGAGCTCTACTACCAGCGCGCCGATGCCAAGCCCGGCGACGAGAAGCCGCCGACCCCGGGTTCCAACGAGCTGCCCGAGTTGTGGCGCTTCCGCCGCGAGGTCATCTCGGTTCCGCACGAGATCCTGGCGGTCCTGCCCACCGATTTCGACCACGACGGAAAGATGGACCTGATCTACGCGGGGCAGCCCGGCACGATCGCCTTCGTGAAGCAGAGCAAGCCCGGCGTCTTCGAGATCGTGCACAAGGTGCCGGTGAAGAATCTGGTGGGCAACCGCGACAACCTGCTGCTGGCCAACGTCATGGGCGACGCCAAGCCCGAGCTGATCACCAACACCGGCGGCAAGATCTCGGTCTGGCCGCTGGACAACGACCAGGTGGGCACGCCGCTGGAGCTCAGCGCCGGCGAGGGCAGCATCGTGGCGATCATGGCCGACGACTTCGACGGCAACGGCACCACCGACCTGGCGGGCGTGGTGCCCGAGGACTCCAGCCCGATCCGGATCTGGCTCACCAGCGTCGATGGCGACAAGCTGGTGATCGGTCCGCAGAACCGCTTCGAGATGCCGCCGCTGCGCGAGGCGGAGTGCCTGCACCTGCCCGGCGACAAGCAGGCGCAGCTGGCCGTCATCGAGAAACCCAGCAAGCGCATCGTCTTCAGCAAACTGGCGAAGTCGGCGATCAAGCGCGCCGGCGACCGCGAGGCGAGCATTCAGACCGTCACCTTCAACGACCCGCAGAACAAGAAGCGGAACTTTGCCGTGGCCGACATCGACGGCGACGGGCGCCTGGACCTGCTGGCCACCAACACCGGCGAGAACGCGGTCATGCTCTATCGCCAGAAGCCGGGCAAGGGCTTCGAGACGCCGGAGAAGTTCCCGGCGCTCTCCGACCTCGATTCGATCGCGGCGCAATCCGCCAAAGGCGATCAGCGGGCGCTGGTCTTCCTGCTCTCCGAAAAGGAAGGCATCGTCGGCCGCTCCGACGCGGGCACCGATGGCATCAGCTTTCCCAAGGCGATTCCCCTCCCCGCGGGCAGCTCGCCGGTCACCATGAACCTGGTCGACTTCAACGGCGCCGCCACGCTCGCCGTGGTCACCAAGGATGGCCGCAACTACACGCTGCAGCTGATCCCGGTGACGGGCGACCAGTCGATGGATCCCAAGAACCACCGCAGCGTGAGCCTGGGCACGCTCAGCCGCGGGCCCGAGACCATCCTGAGCGTGGACGCCGACCACGACGGCCACACCGACCTGCTGGTCTTCACCCCCGACAAGCCCATGATCATGGTGCGCGACGTCATGGACAAGGATGGCAAGGCCGAGCTCAAGGTTTTCGAGAGCAAGGACATGGGGCAGTTCGGACTGGTGCAGGCCGCCAACGGACGCAACACCGCGGCCCTGGACCTGCTGGGCGACGGCAAGAGCGAGCTGCTGGTGGCCGACCGCAATTATGTGCGGGCCCTGACCTACAACCCCGCGCCGCCTGCGGGCACGAGCCCGGGCTGGCAGGTGGTCAAGCAGATCAATGCCGAGGCCTCCGACGCCAAGCTCACCTGCATCGCGCTGATGGGAGACAAGATCGTGGCCGGCGACCGCGAGAATGGCCGGCTGGTGGTCTTCTCCAAGAACGACAAGAAGGAATGGAAGCAGAGCGAGGCCATCGAGGTGCCGGGCTTCAAGTTCAATCAGATCTTCGCCGGCCCGCTGGGCGGCGATGACAACGACGTGGTCCTGGTGATCGGCGACAGCAGCTTCGCGGTGGTGCGCCTGCAGGGCGAGCGCTGGCGCCTGGAGGAGGTCGCCTCATGGAAGAGCGACGAGCCGCGCCGCGTCGAGCATGAGCTGGTGGTCGGCGACATCAATGGCGACGGGTTTCTGGATGTCACCGCGCTGGACGCCTCCGACCAGATGGCGGAGATCCTGACCTTCAGCCAGTCCGGCAAGGTCCACTATGGGACGGCTTTCGAGGTTTTCGAGAGCAAGATGTTCTCCGGCGGCGAGCCCAAGGAGTTCGAGCCCAACATGGGGGTGGTGGCCGATGTCACCGGCGACGGCAAGGACGACCTGATCCTGCTGGCCCACGACCGCGTGCTGATCTATCCACAGCAGACCAAGCCCGAAGGCGCGTCGGCAAAAAAATGA
- the ccsA gene encoding cytochrome c biogenesis protein CcsA, with the protein MKLLRSISDLFSNVKLGITLLVTLFVYMTVGSAGIVYPVHPNLFHPDAWRHAMLRQWRPFEMTEFEWFHWWPFTTLLGLIAANIAWTTLRRIPLRPVNFGVWTIHTGILTVIAGSVWYFSTKVEGDAPVSRREVVLEIASSDGAGKGAGRLLASPGNQTRIQAGGEVWSVQVASIDPSWEIRTGSAAGEHAYSIMLAVEGPRQKFIRQVIAGHPELSEDILFTGDAQKPIERAMKAKGVPIIEPLLVARVEYAGQRWFYLKNDLVKSWALYVRRPGDLAWSMRPIEGLPFYNDSISERGQAISTSGDEPVFPIDVAIPAVAADDPFRDTDFFATGYLRYAVERSRLGRGAPNSPLNPALRVRIERSTGASRDFTLSAFDSRGRVSDGDLIRFRFVSSAPELAQRTRDSVIQFTLEGAGEFAVSLTTPPGADGFIPIGPAGRGYALRISAVQDDIVLSGGEVSVAIVDLRTPHGEFRRWIFDDPALNRDMKAGDNPDPKSAPVSMAPELVARYVPGIGHYPITLIAGPDPAQLTVALAIGEKPEIRPLAIGESVAVGEGTAMRVMEYFPRAVEESLPLIVPENQRAKETGERLAMARIGTSNGESKWIRYNDYAFDRPEDVLRRQAFQPARIRLADGREAEVLFSRRRLPLPCPVALETFTLTANLGGFTGETATIRDYTSQLRFGEPDGSWSEPQAVSVNQPVERSGLWFFQAQWDPPDAGEEGVPASAGLNFTVLGVGSRQGVWLQLAGAILAALGMCYAFYVKPVIKRRSLEKSKSAAQSRLHPTTAMTSAMLLLVALFIPGRAQAQPPAPNSASASITVRESGLAPQGSSGNDFAREVDLAPLETLAIMNEGRIKSLGSFAFSYMQDVSGGRRIGGQTPLFTLLDLALRPDAYADADVIRVKNAEVRARIAEALRMADPALADRMRGFQSHGMIARSLLWSDDEQNWIEPVAPTMRQLSGDLIRTAKQVDQLRGAIALLQPEQILPRLRAVPPGAGPGQSPAPELWLPLDDAGGAAGEQWLKLQEAWRLGDASAASRAARDLASAVAAIDPAAYPSTERLWWESWYFRTGQMTWTWFFFFASVAFLLLGATWKWPVARRIGLVIFVVAFALQSAALLLRWYISGRWPNSNMFEAVTTSAWFGSCLALVAEILFRRTAVRGLFALGAAVASMTALMACALLPAQLNPAISNMMPVLHDIWLYIHTNVVIFSYALIFMAAVSAALYLAWRIGGGPPSHARIGGAGEMMMLSADGVPADAMPASRVGEVLDGVTMTLMELSFVMLWSGIAMGAIWADHSWGRPWGWDPKEVFALNTFVVFAVLIHTRWRSKDKGLWTAVLALIGAGVMLFNWIVINFVITGLHSYA; encoded by the coding sequence ATGAAGCTCCTTCGCTCGATCTCCGACCTCTTTTCAAATGTGAAGCTGGGGATCACGCTGCTGGTGACGCTCTTCGTCTACATGACCGTGGGCAGCGCCGGCATTGTCTATCCGGTCCACCCCAATCTCTTCCACCCCGACGCCTGGCGGCACGCCATGCTCCGGCAGTGGCGGCCCTTCGAGATGACGGAGTTTGAGTGGTTCCATTGGTGGCCCTTCACCACGCTGCTGGGGCTGATCGCCGCCAACATCGCCTGGACCACGCTGCGGCGCATTCCGCTGCGGCCGGTCAACTTCGGCGTGTGGACGATTCACACCGGCATCCTGACCGTGATCGCGGGAAGCGTCTGGTACTTCTCCACCAAGGTCGAAGGCGACGCGCCGGTGTCGCGGCGCGAGGTGGTCCTTGAGATCGCTTCGAGCGACGGCGCGGGCAAAGGCGCCGGCCGGCTGCTGGCTTCGCCCGGCAATCAGACGCGGATCCAGGCCGGCGGCGAAGTGTGGAGCGTGCAGGTGGCGTCGATCGATCCCTCCTGGGAGATCCGCACCGGAAGCGCCGCGGGCGAACATGCCTACAGCATCATGCTCGCGGTTGAGGGGCCGCGGCAGAAATTCATTCGCCAGGTGATCGCGGGGCATCCGGAATTGTCGGAGGACATTCTGTTCACCGGGGATGCGCAGAAGCCCATCGAGCGGGCCATGAAGGCCAAAGGCGTGCCGATCATCGAGCCTCTGCTCGTGGCTCGCGTGGAGTACGCGGGGCAGCGCTGGTTCTATTTGAAGAATGACCTGGTGAAGTCGTGGGCCCTTTATGTGCGCCGTCCCGGCGATCTCGCCTGGAGCATGCGGCCAATCGAGGGCCTGCCCTTCTACAACGACTCGATCTCCGAGCGCGGCCAGGCGATCTCGACCAGCGGCGATGAGCCGGTGTTTCCGATTGACGTGGCGATTCCCGCCGTCGCCGCGGACGATCCTTTTCGCGACACAGATTTTTTCGCCACCGGCTACCTGCGCTATGCCGTGGAGCGCAGCCGCCTTGGCCGCGGCGCGCCCAACAGCCCGCTGAATCCGGCCCTTCGCGTGCGGATCGAGCGCTCCACCGGCGCCTCGCGCGACTTCACGCTCTCCGCCTTCGACTCACGCGGCCGCGTCTCCGATGGCGACCTCATCCGGTTCCGCTTCGTCTCGTCGGCGCCGGAGCTGGCGCAGCGCACCCGCGACTCGGTGATTCAATTCACGCTGGAGGGCGCGGGCGAATTCGCCGTGTCGCTGACCACTCCCCCCGGCGCCGACGGATTCATTCCGATCGGGCCCGCCGGGCGCGGCTACGCACTGCGGATCTCGGCGGTCCAGGATGACATCGTGCTCTCGGGGGGCGAGGTGAGCGTGGCCATCGTCGACCTGCGCACGCCGCACGGCGAGTTCCGCCGCTGGATCTTCGATGATCCGGCGCTCAATCGCGACATGAAGGCCGGCGACAATCCCGATCCCAAATCCGCGCCGGTGAGCATGGCTCCCGAGCTGGTGGCGCGCTACGTGCCGGGCATCGGCCACTATCCCATCACGCTGATCGCGGGCCCCGATCCGGCGCAGCTCACGGTGGCGCTGGCCATCGGCGAGAAGCCCGAGATCCGCCCGCTCGCGATCGGCGAGTCCGTTGCCGTGGGCGAGGGGACGGCGATGCGCGTCATGGAGTACTTCCCCCGCGCCGTCGAAGAGTCGCTGCCGCTGATCGTGCCGGAGAATCAGCGAGCCAAGGAGACCGGTGAGCGACTGGCCATGGCGCGGATCGGCACCAGCAACGGCGAGTCCAAGTGGATCCGCTACAACGACTATGCCTTCGACCGGCCCGAAGATGTGCTGCGAAGGCAGGCCTTCCAGCCGGCGCGGATCCGCCTGGCCGATGGGCGCGAGGCGGAAGTCTTGTTTTCGCGCCGCCGCCTGCCGCTGCCTTGCCCGGTCGCGCTGGAGACTTTCACGCTGACGGCGAATCTTGGCGGCTTCACCGGCGAGACCGCGACGATCCGCGACTACACCAGCCAGTTGCGCTTCGGCGAGCCCGACGGATCATGGAGCGAGCCCCAGGCGGTGAGCGTGAACCAGCCCGTCGAGCGCAGCGGACTCTGGTTCTTCCAGGCGCAGTGGGATCCCCCCGACGCGGGCGAGGAGGGTGTGCCCGCCAGCGCCGGACTGAACTTCACGGTGCTGGGCGTGGGCTCGCGCCAGGGCGTCTGGCTGCAACTGGCGGGAGCCATCCTGGCAGCGCTGGGCATGTGCTACGCCTTCTATGTGAAGCCGGTGATCAAGCGCCGGTCGCTGGAGAAGTCCAAGAGCGCAGCGCAGAGCCGGCTGCATCCGACGACGGCCATGACCAGCGCAATGTTGCTGCTCGTCGCGCTCTTCATACCCGGCAGGGCGCAGGCGCAGCCACCCGCGCCGAACTCCGCAAGCGCCAGCATCACGGTGCGCGAGAGCGGGCTCGCGCCGCAGGGTTCCAGTGGAAATGACTTCGCCCGCGAGGTCGACCTGGCCCCGCTCGAGACGCTGGCCATCATGAACGAGGGTCGCATCAAGAGCCTGGGCAGCTTTGCCTTCAGCTACATGCAGGATGTCTCGGGCGGCCGAAGAATCGGTGGGCAAACCCCGCTCTTCACGCTGCTGGACCTGGCCCTGCGGCCCGATGCCTACGCCGACGCCGACGTGATCCGCGTGAAGAACGCCGAGGTCCGCGCCCGGATCGCCGAGGCCCTGCGGATGGCGGATCCCGCGCTGGCGGATCGGATGCGCGGCTTCCAATCCCACGGAATGATCGCGCGATCGCTGCTCTGGTCCGACGACGAACAGAATTGGATCGAGCCGGTCGCGCCGACCATGCGCCAACTTTCCGGCGACCTGATCCGCACCGCCAAGCAGGTCGACCAGCTGCGCGGTGCGATCGCGCTTTTGCAGCCGGAGCAGATCCTGCCGCGCCTGCGCGCGGTGCCGCCCGGCGCGGGTCCGGGGCAAAGTCCGGCGCCCGAACTCTGGCTGCCGCTGGATGACGCCGGCGGCGCGGCGGGGGAGCAATGGTTGAAGTTGCAGGAGGCGTGGCGCCTGGGGGACGCCTCCGCCGCGAGCCGCGCGGCGAGGGATCTCGCCTCGGCCGTGGCGGCGATCGATCCGGCGGCCTACCCGTCGACGGAGCGATTGTGGTGGGAGAGCTGGTACTTCCGCACCGGTCAAATGACCTGGACCTGGTTTTTCTTCTTCGCCAGCGTCGCCTTCCTGCTGCTGGGCGCCACCTGGAAGTGGCCGGTGGCAAGGCGCATCGGTCTGGTGATCTTCGTGGTCGCCTTTGCGCTCCAGAGCGCGGCCTTGCTGCTGCGCTGGTACATCAGCGGGCGCTGGCCCAACTCAAACATGTTCGAGGCGGTGACCACCTCGGCGTGGTTCGGCTCCTGCCTGGCCCTGGTGGCGGAGATCCTCTTCCGGCGCACGGCGGTGCGCGGGCTCTTCGCGCTGGGCGCCGCGGTGGCGAGCATGACGGCGCTGATGGCCTGCGCCCTGCTGCCGGCGCAGCTCAACCCCGCGATCTCCAACATGATGCCGGTTCTCCACGACATCTGGCTCTACATCCACACGAATGTGGTCATCTTCAGCTACGCGCTGATTTTCATGGCCGCGGTCTCGGCGGCGCTCTACCTGGCGTGGCGGATCGGCGGCGGGCCGCCCTCGCACGCGCGCATCGGCGGCGCCGGCGAGATGATGATGCTCAGCGCCGACGGCGTGCCCGCCGACGCGATGCCGGCCTCGCGCGTGGGCGAAGTCCTGGACGGCGTCACCATGACGCTGATGGAGCTTTCTTTCGTGATGCTCTGGTCGGGCATCGCCATGGGTGCCATCTGGGCCGACCACAGCTGGGGCCGACCCTGGGGCTGGGATCCCAAGGAAGTCTTCGCCCTCAATACCTTCGTGGTTTTCGCGGTGCTCATCCACACCCGCTGGCGCAGCAAGGACAAGGGACTCTGGACCGCGGTGCTGGCTCTAATCGGCGCCGGGGTGATGCTCTTCAACTGGATCGTGATCAACTTCGTGATCACCGGGCTGCACAGCTACGCCTGA
- a CDS encoding peptidylprolyl isomerase, whose product MPMADKMYVVMETSKGNVVIELDHKNAPASVENFLNYVNSGYYSGTVFHRVMRDFMIQGGGFTTDLTQKPTNAPIKNEGGNGLSNSKFSIAMARTNDPNSATSQFYINTVDNPALNSKSGRPGYAVFGQVIDGQDVVKAIEVVPTTRKPLNTPQGAIPSKDVPVDIVQIISMKQLAAKPDIKK is encoded by the coding sequence ATGCCCATGGCCGACAAGATGTACGTCGTGATGGAGACCAGCAAGGGCAACGTCGTGATCGAGCTCGACCACAAGAATGCTCCCGCGAGCGTCGAGAACTTCCTCAACTATGTGAACTCCGGCTACTACAGCGGCACGGTCTTCCACCGGGTCATGCGCGACTTCATGATCCAGGGCGGCGGCTTCACCACCGACCTGACCCAGAAGCCGACCAACGCCCCGATCAAGAATGAGGGCGGCAACGGCCTGAGCAACAGCAAGTTCTCGATCGCCATGGCCCGCACCAACGATCCCAACTCCGCGACCAGCCAGTTCTACATCAACACCGTCGACAATCCCGCCCTCAATTCCAAGAGCGGCCGCCCCGGCTACGCGGTCTTCGGGCAGGTCATCGACGGCCAGGATGTGGTCAAGGCGATCGAGGTGGTGCCGACCACCCGCAAGCCGCTCAACACGCCGCAAGGTGCGATTCCTTCGAAGGATGTTCCGGTGGACATCGTGCAGATCATCTCGATGAAACAGCTGGCCGCCAAGCCTGACATCAAGAAGTAA
- the ligA gene encoding NAD-dependent DNA ligase LigA has protein sequence MKPSTTPAKRAKELTELLERANESYYTHAAPFMSDREFDDLLAELAAIEKAHPELADPNGPASRVGGAPSKGFQSAAHRVPMQSVDNTYDLDSFREWYARCEATLGEAPVVVADPKIDGVAISLRYESGLLVQAVTRGDGATGDDVTGNIRAIRSVPLRLKGTAPRVLEVRGEIYIPLTVFERVNEQREKDGEPLFVNARNSAAGTLKSLDPAVVRSRGLRFTMHGIGEVDPMKEGCYWDMLAHSRTWGIPTSDRSVRCKDCKSACAAIEQFDADRHQLDFGVDGMVVKIDSFAMRGKLGSTSKSPRWAIAYKYPAERKPTTLVHIEWQVGKGGTLTPRATMEPVFVGGTTVRHATLHNIEEIWRKDIRVGDRVVIEKAGEIIPQVVEVDLSARKRSSAKVVAPVECPSCGSELEKEGPKIFCRNPACQAQFRERVKWFVGRDQMDIEGLGEKVVDQLVDAGLVKRFADLFKLDAAKLANITSEATTATGTQTRKIGQKTAESIVASAEQAKKRGLARVLASLGLRHIGTAAAKTLARAYPDADALLKATREELEALEDFGEITAASLESDLRRKDVRKMLKDLESVGVDLKSPLHGAKSVAGGDSPFAGKTIVLTGTLENFERSELTEQLESLGAKVTGSVSKKTDFVIAGSDAGSKLEKARTLGVPVWDEKQLVSALERAKSQR, from the coding sequence ATGAAGCCATCGACGACGCCCGCCAAACGCGCCAAGGAATTGACGGAGCTCCTGGAGCGGGCGAACGAGTCCTACTACACGCACGCGGCCCCCTTCATGAGCGACCGGGAGTTCGACGATCTGCTCGCCGAATTGGCGGCCATCGAGAAGGCGCATCCGGAGCTGGCCGATCCCAACGGTCCTGCGTCGCGGGTGGGCGGCGCGCCGAGCAAGGGCTTCCAGAGCGCGGCGCACCGCGTGCCGATGCAGTCGGTCGACAACACCTACGACCTTGACTCCTTCCGAGAGTGGTATGCGCGCTGCGAAGCGACGCTGGGCGAGGCGCCGGTCGTAGTTGCGGATCCGAAGATCGACGGCGTGGCGATCTCGCTGCGCTACGAGTCGGGGCTGCTGGTCCAGGCCGTGACCCGCGGAGATGGCGCCACCGGCGACGATGTCACCGGCAACATCCGCGCGATCCGCAGCGTGCCGCTGCGGCTGAAGGGCACCGCTCCGCGGGTTCTGGAAGTGCGCGGCGAAATCTACATTCCGCTCACCGTCTTTGAACGCGTGAACGAGCAGCGCGAAAAAGATGGCGAGCCGCTGTTCGTCAATGCGCGAAACTCCGCAGCGGGAACACTCAAGAGCCTGGATCCCGCAGTGGTTCGCTCGCGCGGCCTGCGTTTCACCATGCATGGAATCGGCGAAGTCGATCCGATGAAGGAAGGCTGCTACTGGGACATGCTCGCGCACTCCAGGACATGGGGCATTCCAACCAGCGATCGAAGCGTGCGCTGCAAGGATTGCAAGTCGGCCTGCGCCGCGATCGAGCAATTCGACGCCGATCGCCATCAACTGGACTTTGGCGTCGATGGCATGGTGGTCAAGATCGACTCCTTCGCCATGCGCGGGAAACTGGGCTCGACCAGCAAGTCGCCGCGCTGGGCGATCGCCTACAAGTATCCCGCCGAGCGCAAGCCGACCACGCTGGTCCACATCGAGTGGCAGGTGGGCAAGGGGGGCACGCTCACGCCGCGGGCCACCATGGAGCCCGTCTTCGTGGGCGGCACCACCGTGCGCCATGCCACGCTGCACAACATCGAGGAGATCTGGCGCAAGGACATCCGCGTGGGCGACCGGGTGGTGATCGAAAAGGCCGGCGAGATCATCCCGCAGGTGGTCGAGGTGGATCTTTCCGCGCGAAAGAGGAGCAGCGCCAAGGTGGTCGCACCCGTGGAATGCCCCAGTTGCGGCAGCGAGCTGGAGAAGGAGGGGCCGAAAATTTTCTGCCGCAATCCGGCGTGCCAGGCGCAGTTCCGCGAGCGCGTGAAGTGGTTCGTCGGCCGCGACCAGATGGACATCGAGGGGCTGGGCGAGAAGGTGGTCGACCAACTCGTCGACGCGGGGCTGGTGAAGCGCTTCGCCGATCTCTTCAAGCTGGACGCGGCCAAGCTCGCCAACATCACCAGCGAAGCGACGACGGCCACAGGGACGCAGACGCGCAAGATCGGCCAGAAGACCGCGGAATCCATCGTGGCCTCGGCGGAGCAAGCGAAGAAGCGGGGTCTGGCCCGCGTGCTGGCGTCGCTGGGCCTGCGCCACATCGGCACCGCGGCGGCCAAGACTCTGGCCCGCGCCTATCCCGACGCGGACGCGCTGCTGAAGGCGACCCGCGAGGAGCTCGAGGCGCTGGAGGACTTTGGCGAGATCACCGCGGCGAGCCTGGAAAGCGATCTGCGCCGCAAGGATGTCCGCAAGATGCTCAAGGACCTCGAGAGCGTCGGCGTGGACCTGAAGAGTCCGCTGCACGGGGCGAAGTCAGTGGCGGGGGGCGACTCGCCCTTCGCGGGGAAGACGATCGTGCTCACCGGCACGCTGGAGAACTTCGAGCGCTCAGAGTTGACCGAGCAGCTCGAGTCGCTCGGTGCCAAGGTGACCGGTTCGGTCTCCAAGAAGACCGACTTTGTCATCGCCGGCAGCGACGCCGGCAGCAAACTGGAGAAGGCGCGGACGCTGGGCGTGCCGGTCTGGGACGAAAAGCAACTGGTCTCCGCGCTGGAACGGGCGAAGTCGCAGCGATGA
- a CDS encoding zinc ribbon domain-containing protein — MPTYVYEVVKPGGEAGERFEVFQRLSDPALTAHPETGEPVRRAIVLPQVQTMSDKGRYSKSNLERLGFSRFEKRGDGHYEKTAGQGPDAISADD; from the coding sequence ATGCCCACCTATGTCTACGAAGTGGTCAAGCCTGGAGGAGAAGCCGGAGAACGCTTTGAAGTGTTCCAGCGGCTGAGCGATCCCGCGCTCACGGCGCATCCGGAAACCGGCGAACCGGTGCGCCGCGCGATCGTGCTGCCGCAGGTGCAGACCATGTCGGACAAGGGCCGCTACTCCAAGTCGAACCTGGAGCGGCTTGGCTTCTCCCGATTCGAGAAGCGGGGCGACGGCCACTACGAGAAGACCGCCGGGCAGGGGCCGGACGCGATCTCGGCGGATGACTAG